The window GCGCGCTGGAGGCGCAAGGGCTGCGCGAGGGGCGTACGGCCTCGCGGGCGCTTGGCTACCAGCAGGTGCTCGGGGCGCTCGCCGGGGAGTGCACCCTCGCAGAGGCGCGCGCCGAGACCGTACGTGCCACCAAGCGCTTCGCGCGCCGCCAGGATTCATGGTTCAGGCGCGACCCGCGGGTGCACTGGCTAAGCGGGGCTGCGGCGGATCTCACAGAACTTCCGCATCTCGCCCTGGCGTTGGTCGAACGACCGGTTACAGCCTGATCACGTGATGGCATCGGGACGCTCCGGCCGCCGTCCGGGCCTCCGACACCATGCCATCATCGAGCTTCGATCGACCAAGTGGAGTCCGAGTTGGGAGGGCGCGTGGCGATGGAGGCCGGCCCTCGCGACACCGCACAAGGTACCGAGAACGCCACCACCGACCGGGGTGAACGGGAGCAGGACGGCGACCGTCTGAGCCCCGACGGGCCCGACGAAGCGGAAGGCGGCGTCATCGACGACGGCCCCGAGCCCGAGGAGATGTACGCGAGCGGCCCGGAGGTCGAGGTCGAGCTGCGCCCGCAGCGCCGACTGCGTATCTGGCAGCTCGCGCCCATCGTGTCCCTCGCCGCGGTCGGCTCCCTGATGTTCGCGTTCCCGCTGGCCTTCGACTTCGGCGACAGCGGAGCCGTGATCGCCATGCTGGGGCTCCTGATCTGCTCCTGCGCGGCCGGCTGGGGCATGATGGCCGCCCGCCGGGTGGGCTACACCTGGCCCGGCCTGCCGCCGCGGGGTGCCGGGCGCAGGGCGGACTGGCGGGTCGTGGTGGCCTACGCCCTGCTCGTGGCCGCGGTGGTCGTGCTCGCCGTGTGGCGCGTGGCCCGGCTGCGCTGACCTTCACGCGCGCGTGGATCGGCGTACGACCACGCGGGCGCGTGGATCGGCGTACGACCACGCGGGCGCGTGGGCTGTCGTACGACTCGCACAGGCATGGCTTGTCGTACCGACCCCTTACGATCGAGGAATGAGCACGCGGATCGCCTTCCTCAAGGGGCACGGCACCGAGAACGACTTCGTGATCGTCCCGGACCCCGAGAACACCATCGACCTGCCCCCGGCCGCCGTCGCCGCCCTGTGCGACCGCCGCGCGGGCATCGGCGGTGACGGACTGCTGCATGTGGTGCGGTCCGCGGCACACCCCGAGGCCAGGGACATGGCGGCCGAGGCCGAGTGGTTCATGGACTACCGCAACGGCGACGGCTCGGTCGCGGAGATGTGCGGCAACGGTGTGCGCGTGTTCGCGCGCTACCTCCAGCGGGCCGGACACGCCGTCGAGGGCGACCTCGCGGTCGCCACGCGCGGGGGCGTGAAGACCGTGCACATCGCCAAGGACGGGGATGTCACGGTCGGCATGGGCAAGGCGCTGCTCCCCGAAGGGGACGTCACGGTCAGCGTCGGCCCGCGCAGCTGGCCCGCGCGCAACGTGAACATGGGCAACCCGCACGCCGTCGCCTTCGTGGACGACCTCGCGCACGCCGGTGACCTGTACTCCCCGCCGCCGTTCAGCCCTGCCTCCGCCTACCCGGACGGGGTCAACGTCGAGTTCGTGGTCGACCGCGGGCCCCGGCATGTCGCCCTGCGCGTGCATGAGCGCGGTGCCGGCGAGACCCGTTCGTGCGGCACGGGCGCGTGCGCCGTCGCCGTGGCCGCCGCGCGGCGGGACGG of the Streptomyces sp. T12 genome contains:
- the dapF gene encoding diaminopimelate epimerase: MSTRIAFLKGHGTENDFVIVPDPENTIDLPPAAVAALCDRRAGIGGDGLLHVVRSAAHPEARDMAAEAEWFMDYRNGDGSVAEMCGNGVRVFARYLQRAGHAVEGDLAVATRGGVKTVHIAKDGDVTVGMGKALLPEGDVTVSVGPRSWPARNVNMGNPHAVAFVDDLAHAGDLYSPPPFSPASAYPDGVNVEFVVDRGPRHVALRVHERGAGETRSCGTGACAVAVAAARRDGADPTVTGAPATYTVDVPGGTLVITERADGEIEMTGPAVIVAEGEIDADWLENAVR